The Actinosynnema mirum DSM 43827 genomic interval CCAGCGCCTCGAGTCGGTCCGCAAGCTCCAGAGCAAGGGCAGGTGACCGGAGCGCGGGCGTCGCGGCACCTCGCCGCGGCGCCCGCGCCCCGTCAGACCTGGAGCCCGGTCGGCGCCCGCTCGTCCGCGCACTGCTCCGGCACGAGCACCGCCGACAGGTCCGCCACCCCGCCGAACGCCCCCAGCACGCGCAGGTTCCGCACGTCCGCGCGCGCGTGCGGCAGCAGCGGCCTGCGGTGCCGCAGCGGCACCACCACCGCCTCGTCCAGCACCAACCGCTGCGCCTCCCGCGCCGCCGCGTCCGCCCGCTCCGGGTCGTCCTGCGCGGCCAGCGCCGCCTCGACCAGCGCGTCCGCCCTCGCCAGCCCGTGCCCGCCGGGGTTCGCGACCCCCGTCGAGTGGCACAGCGGCAGCAGGAACGCCCGCGCGTTGCCCCGCGCCCAGTCCGGCAGCCACGTGCCCAGCAGCAGGTCCCACTCCCCGGCCTCGGCCCGCGACCGGTCGGCCAGCAGCGCCGCGTGCTCGGCCTGCGGCAGCGCGCGGGCCAGCACGTCCAGGCCCGCCGCCATCAGCTCGGCCGCCACCGCGACCGCCGTGTCGTAGCCCTCCGGCGTGTCCGGGTGGATCATCGTCAGGGTCAGCGGAGGCGGGAGGAGCAGCGGGCCGCGCTCCGGTGGGGCCGCGTCGTCGGGCAGGGCCCCGGCGTCGGGCGGGACCAGCCAGTGCGCGCCCCGCCGCACCGCGCCCGCCACGGCCGCGCGCACCACCCGGTCCCGCAGCGGACCGCGCGGGTTCAGCGCCAGGTAGTCCACGCCCAGCAGCGGCGAGCGCTCGTCCCTGCCGACCACGCGCTCGCCGGTCAGGTCCAGGTGCGGGTCGTCGTCCAGCTCGCTGACCAGCACCGATCCGGGCACGCGGGCGCGCACCGGGTCGCTGTCCGCGCGCCAGGCCGGGTTGTGCTCCAGCCGCACCGCGTCACCCGCGACCAGCGCCACCCGGTACGGGCCGGTGCTGCGCAGGTTGTGGCGGGCCTCGCGGCTGTCGGGCAGGAACGCGTCGTACTCGGCGGGCGCGGGGGCGGCGCACGGCAGGGCCAGCAGGTCCGCGAACTCGGCGGCCGGGTGCAGCAGCTCCACGAGCACGGTCCGCTCGTCCAGGGCCCGCACGCCCGCGATGTCGTGCGCTGCGGCGTGCTCGGCCAGGTCGGCGGCGGTGCGCAGGGTGGTGGGGTGGCCGTCGCGGTAGGCGGCCATGCCCCGGATCGTGCTCAGGAAGTAGGGCAGCGCGGTCGAGGTGTGGTGCGGCGCGCACAGCCGCTTCAGGCCGCGCACCACGTCGTGCGCGGTCACCGCCCGCGCGGGGGAGGTGTCCCAGCGGACGTCGGCGCGCAGCCTGATCAGGTGCGCGGTCGGGCCGACCCGCTCGACGGACTCGGCCAGGTCCGGCACCGGCGCGCTGGACCCGTTCGGGTAGGCGAACAACCCGCGCGTGTGCAGCAGGGTCACCGGGAGCAGCGGGTGCCGGTGCGAGGCCACCGGTTCCGGCAGCTGCGGGAGCGCGCGCAGGCGCAGCACGCCTCCGAGGTGGGGCTGGGCCATCTGACGCGGTCCTCCCGCTGGATCGACTTCCTCGGAACCGTCCCGATTCGTCACGGCGGCGAACGTAGCACGGTGCGCGGGATTGTCCGGCCCGCCTTTCCGCGCGGCGCGGCGCGCGGTCGGAAGCAACGCTGCCACCTGCGGCGGAAAGGGCGAAGGGGGATGCGGTGAATGCCCATCCCTCGGGTGTCGGGTGGTTTTTCCGGCACCGCCGAGACGTGGACTAAATACTTCCAACGGGCTATTCGATCCCGCTTTCGGGTATTACTTGCTGTCACTATCCGGAGTGGTATCCGCCCGCTATGGGACCGCGCGCCCGCGTGCCGTGGTGCGAACGACCGACGTGGGCTGTCGGACCCCGCCGCTAGCGTCCGATGCGGACGGACCGGGAACCGTCCGACGTGGACGGCGTCCAACCCGGCGTCGAGCGCGAACCACCCGACCGGGTGACCGGCCGAACGCCCGGAATTGTCGGACCCCGTCCCTAGCGTCGGCCTCGACGTGCAGGACCGTCCGGAGAGGAACACCGAGGTGCCGCAGGAGAACGCAGGGGCAGCAGCGCGCGAGTGGCCCGACGAGGAGGCGTTCGCGCCGGGCAGGCTGGCGCGCTCGCACCACCCCCGCCACGACCAGGAGCCGCCCCGCTACCAGTCGCCGCCCGAGGCGGGGGGCGTGCTGGCGAGCCTGGTCGCGCGGCACCCGGACGTGCTCGCGAAGGCGCTCGCGCACTCGCGGTCCGACCCGGAGCTGGTGGCCTCGGCCCGGCGGCACCGCGACGGCCCGCCCGACCCGCTGGGCGCGGCCGTGCTGCTGGAGGTGCTCGCCGTGAACACCCCGCACCACCAGCGCGAGGTGCTCCGGCTCGTCGCCGCCGAGTGGGTGGTGGAGCACGGGGTGGAGTTCGCGGCCCAGGCGGTCGTGGAGCTGGCCGAGGTGAGCGCCGAGCGGGTCGAGCGCTCGCTGGAGGGGCAGCTGCGGGTGGTGCGCCGGAGCGCGCCGGGCCGGTTCTCCTTCTACTGGCACGGCCTGCAGTGCGCCACCGAGGTCAGGCGCGCGCTCGCCCCGGCCGGGGACGAGGACTACGCGCGGGTCGTCGCCTTGCTGGACGGGACACGCTCGCGCGGTCCGAAGGCCGGGGTCCTCGCCTCGTTCCTCGCGCCGACCGAGACGCGCTGGCTGGACGAGCTGCTGGCCGCGGGCGTCGCGCAGCGGGCGGACACCGTGGAGTCCGCGATGCTGCTCAGCTCCGCGAGCACGCGCGCGCAGGCCGAGCGGGTGCTCGCGGACGCGGGCACGTGGGGGCTGCACCGCGACCCCAGGGTCGCCGCGACCCTGCTGCGCACCCTCGGGCCGGAGGCGGCGGGCACGTTCGTCGCCGCGTTCGACCGCGCCGACGCCGACATGACCCGCAAGCTCGCCGGGTACCTGGTCGCGATCCCCACCGACGAGGCGCTGCGCGCGCTGGTCGAGCGGGCCGAGGACCGGCGGGTGCGGCCACTGCTCCAGGAGGCCGTGCGCGCCTACCCGCGCCGCGCCGCCAGGCTGCTCGCCGAGGCCCTGGCAGGGGGCGGCAAGTCCGTCGACGCCCTGCTGCGCTCGCACCTGACGGCGTTCCCGGAGTTGGCCGAGGAGGTGCTGCCGGGGCTGCCCGACGACCAGCGGGCCGCCGCCGAGGCGCTGCTGGTCCCCGCCGGGCCGGCGCTGCCGCAGGCCCCGCCCGAGCTGCTGCCCGAGGTGCTGACCAGCCCGCCGTGGACCAGACCCCGGCCCAAGGCCCCGCCCGCGCTGACCGACCTGGCCCCGGCGGGGGAGTCCGCGCTGGTGTGGAAGCCCGGCGAGGAGCGCGAGTGGGCGGCCGAGAGCGACCACAACGTGCCGTACCACCGGACCGTCGACTGGGACGAGGAGCTGCGGCGCGGGCTCCAGCGCGTCGGCACGATCTCCTACATGTCCCTGCTGCACGCGCCGGTGGAGGTGGCGCTGCCGCTGCTGGGGGTGTTCGTGCCCAAGCACAACTGGAACATCCACTCGTGGGGGCGGGCGCTCATCGCCCGGTTCGGGCTGCGCGCGCTGGACCGGCTGCTGCTCGCCCCGGTCAACGCCGACGTGCTGCGGGTGTTCGCGCCGGTGCTCGACCAGCGGGTGGCCGACCTGATGGCCGACGCGCTCGGCAAGAAGAAGCTGCGCTGGCAGGGGTTGGCGTGGCTGGCCAGGCACGGGGCGGCGGCCCTGCCGTTCCTGCTGCCCGCGGCGCTCGGCAAGGCGGGCAGGGCGCGGAGCGCGGCGCGGGACGCGGTGGCGGTCGTCGCCGAGGCCGAGGGGCGGGACGTGGTGGTCGAGGCTGCCCGCGCGCACTGGGGCGACCGGGCCGCCGAGGTGACCGCGCTGGTGCTGCGGATCGACCTGCTGACCGTGCTGCCGTCGAAGCTGCCCGCGCACCCGGCGTGGCTGGACGTGGCGACCCTGCCCGGCATCCGGGTGCGCGGCCACGACCTGGCGCTGCCCCCTGGGTCGGCGGCCGACGTGGTCACGATGCTCACGCTGTGCTCGGCGGGGGAGCCGTACGCGGGGCTCGCGCAGGTCCGCGAGGCGTGCGACGGGAGGTCGCTGGCCGAGTTCGGCTGGGAGGTGTTCGACCGCTGGCGGCAGGCCGCGCTGCCGCCCAAGGACGGCTGGGCGCTGGCCGCGCTCGGCGCGGTCGGGGACGACGAGGTGGTGCGGCGGCTGTCACCGCTGGTCAGGGCGTGGCCGGGGGAGGGCGGGCACACGCGCGCCGTGGCCGGGCTGGACGTGCTGGCCGACATCGGCACGGACGTGGCGCTCACCCACCTCAACGGCATCGCCGACAAGGCCCGGTTCGCCGGGTTGAAGAAGCGGGCCCGCGAGAAGATCGCGCAGGTCGCGGACAAGCTCGACCTGACCCCCGAGCAGCTGGCCGACCGGGTCGTGCCGCACTTCGACCTGTCCGGGTCC includes:
- a CDS encoding DUF4132 domain-containing protein, which encodes MQDRPERNTEVPQENAGAAAREWPDEEAFAPGRLARSHHPRHDQEPPRYQSPPEAGGVLASLVARHPDVLAKALAHSRSDPELVASARRHRDGPPDPLGAAVLLEVLAVNTPHHQREVLRLVAAEWVVEHGVEFAAQAVVELAEVSAERVERSLEGQLRVVRRSAPGRFSFYWHGLQCATEVRRALAPAGDEDYARVVALLDGTRSRGPKAGVLASFLAPTETRWLDELLAAGVAQRADTVESAMLLSSASTRAQAERVLADAGTWGLHRDPRVAATLLRTLGPEAAGTFVAAFDRADADMTRKLAGYLVAIPTDEALRALVERAEDRRVRPLLQEAVRAYPRRAARLLAEALAGGGKSVDALLRSHLTAFPELAEEVLPGLPDDQRAAAEALLVPAGPALPQAPPELLPEVLTSPPWTRPRPKAPPALTDLAPAGESALVWKPGEEREWAAESDHNVPYHRTVDWDEELRRGLQRVGTISYMSLLHAPVEVALPLLGVFVPKHNWNIHSWGRALIARFGLRALDRLLLAPVNADVLRVFAPVLDQRVADLMADALGKKKLRWQGLAWLARHGAAALPFLLPAALGKAGRARSAARDAVAVVAEAEGRDVVVEAARAHWGDRAAEVTALVLRIDLLTVLPSKLPAHPAWLDVATLPGIRVRGHDLALPPGSAADVVTMLTLCSAGEPYAGLAQVREACDGRSLAEFGWEVFDRWRQAALPPKDGWALAALGAVGDDEVVRRLSPLVRAWPGEGGHTRAVAGLDVLADIGTDVALTHLNGIADKARFAGLKKRAREKIAQVADKLDLTPEQLADRVVPHFDLSGSEALVLDYGPRRFLVGFDEQLRPTVADEDGARRKALPKPGAKDDAELAQAAWARFAALKKDLRVIAGDQVRRLERAMVGGRAWGADEFTRFLVGHPVLVHLVRRLVWVAVDGQVTRSFRVAEDTTLSGPADEPFELADGEHVLVAHPLRLGEDLAAWSELFADYEILQPFPQLSRPAHRLSEEERADTRLRRFEGAKLPVREVLSLLSRGWQRTEPLDGGVEPGLAKPVPGGRYAVVTLDPGLVAGDLDAIGDEQELSEIFLSDEARGYRWGRERQLGLGELDVISASELVEDFVALTGRAGG
- a CDS encoding ABC transporter substrate-binding protein — translated: MAQPHLGGVLRLRALPQLPEPVASHRHPLLPVTLLHTRGLFAYPNGSSAPVPDLAESVERVGPTAHLIRLRADVRWDTSPARAVTAHDVVRGLKRLCAPHHTSTALPYFLSTIRGMAAYRDGHPTTLRTAADLAEHAAAHDIAGVRALDERTVLVELLHPAAEFADLLALPCAAPAPAEYDAFLPDSREARHNLRSTGPYRVALVAGDAVRLEHNPAWRADSDPVRARVPGSVLVSELDDDPHLDLTGERVVGRDERSPLLGVDYLALNPRGPLRDRVVRAAVAGAVRRGAHWLVPPDAGALPDDAAPPERGPLLLPPPLTLTMIHPDTPEGYDTAVAVAAELMAAGLDVLARALPQAEHAALLADRSRAEAGEWDLLLGTWLPDWARGNARAFLLPLCHSTGVANPGGHGLARADALVEAALAAQDDPERADAAAREAQRLVLDEAVVVPLRHRRPLLPHARADVRNLRVLGAFGGVADLSAVLVPEQCADERAPTGLQV